The following are encoded in a window of Fibrobacter sp. UWP2 genomic DNA:
- a CDS encoding ubiquinone/menaquinone biosynthesis methyltransferase, producing the protein MMSPVRKMFDGIASRYDFLNHFLSCGQDVLWRRACCRELRRMNPGKRLLDLCGGTGDFAVTYEKFNGKQDVSILGDFSYEMLKGSAGKKTAAKPVQLDAMNMPFADGAFDVVLNGFGMRNLPDANKGLKESARVLSAGGYLQILEFFSPRNAFNKFFYKCLAPLFIPVLGAFFSKREAYEYLVNSVIRFLPVQDFVKLAEENGFELVHVKSCFWGVAYRVLLRKGAAK; encoded by the coding sequence ATGATGAGCCCTGTACGAAAGATGTTTGACGGCATTGCCAGCCGTTACGACTTTTTGAACCACTTTTTGAGCTGTGGTCAAGATGTGCTTTGGCGCCGGGCGTGCTGCCGCGAACTCCGACGGATGAATCCAGGAAAGCGCTTGCTGGACCTGTGCGGCGGTACGGGTGACTTTGCCGTGACTTACGAAAAGTTCAATGGCAAGCAGGACGTGTCGATTCTCGGTGACTTTTCGTATGAGATGCTGAAGGGCTCCGCCGGCAAAAAGACCGCGGCAAAGCCTGTGCAGCTGGATGCGATGAATATGCCTTTTGCCGATGGTGCGTTTGACGTGGTGTTGAACGGCTTTGGTATGCGGAACCTGCCCGACGCAAACAAGGGACTCAAGGAATCGGCGCGCGTGCTCTCGGCTGGGGGCTACTTGCAGATTCTCGAGTTTTTCTCCCCGCGGAACGCGTTCAACAAGTTCTTTTACAAGTGCCTGGCACCGTTGTTTATCCCGGTGCTTGGCGCCTTTTTTAGCAAGCGCGAAGCCTACGAATACCTGGTGAATTCAGTCATCCGTTTTTTGCCGGTGCAGGATTTTGTGAAGCTCGCCGAAGAGAACGGTTTTGAACTGGTGCATGTAAAGTCCTGCTTTTGGGGTGTCGCCTACCGCGTTTTGCTGCGCAAGGGGGCTGCTAAGTGA
- a CDS encoding UbiX family flavin prenyltransferase: MNRFIVGVTGASGAIYATRVAMHLKRLGHAVTAIVTAPGREVMEYEGELRFFDYCEKVCDVQDYFAECASGSADYAGMAVVPCSMGTLGRIASGTSDNLLVRTADVCLKERRKLVIVPREMPYNLIHIENMERVTRAGAVVIPASPQFYNKPSSIEELVDTVVAKVLKHLGVEDGIVPAWTGDENRGVAK; encoded by the coding sequence GTGAACCGCTTTATTGTGGGCGTCACGGGTGCAAGCGGTGCCATTTACGCAACGCGTGTCGCCATGCATTTGAAAAGGCTTGGACATGCTGTGACGGCAATCGTGACGGCGCCTGGCCGCGAAGTGATGGAATACGAGGGTGAACTCCGTTTTTTTGATTATTGCGAAAAGGTATGCGACGTGCAGGACTACTTTGCAGAATGTGCGAGCGGCAGTGCCGATTACGCAGGCATGGCTGTGGTGCCCTGCTCCATGGGGACGCTTGGCCGTATTGCCTCCGGTACGTCGGACAACCTGTTGGTCCGTACAGCGGACGTCTGCCTCAAGGAGCGCCGCAAATTGGTAATTGTGCCGCGGGAAATGCCTTATAACCTGATCCACATCGAGAACATGGAACGCGTGACCCGCGCGGGCGCAGTGGTGATTCCTGCCTCGCCGCAGTTCTACAACAAGCCCTCGAGCATTGAGGAACTGGTCGACACGGTGGTGGCGAAGGTCCTCAAGCATCTTGGCGTTGAAGACGGAATTGTGCCGGCGTGGACCGGCGACGAAAATAGAGGCGTTGCAAAATAA
- a CDS encoding 4-hydroxybenzoate octaprenyltransferase: MLNKILEFGHLVRFSHSLFALPFALGSMWVAANGFRGMEPAEIAKMVLLILGCMVTARNSAMSFNRLADAEIDAKNPRTAGRHLPAGRMSKKAVVTFIAFNGALFVAFAYMLQPLAGALALPVWLLLLSYSYWKRFSWLCHWFLGFAIGMSPLGAWIAVRGEFAVFPIFLMFILMLWMGGFDIIYATQDEEIDREMGLHSVPARFGRKRALQIAFWSHVAMLALCVTFGFVWHMGIAWWAVTALMIAAITYIHLFRKSDDLDKMNRDFFLANVAVSVLVMIGLVVWICLGGDVNALY, encoded by the coding sequence ATGCTGAACAAGATTCTGGAATTTGGTCACCTGGTTCGCTTTAGCCACTCGCTTTTTGCGCTGCCGTTCGCCCTTGGCTCTATGTGGGTGGCGGCCAACGGATTTCGCGGGATGGAACCTGCCGAGATAGCCAAGATGGTCCTTTTGATTTTGGGCTGCATGGTGACGGCACGCAACAGCGCCATGAGTTTCAACCGCCTTGCCGATGCCGAGATAGACGCAAAGAACCCGCGCACGGCGGGACGCCATCTGCCTGCCGGTCGCATGAGCAAAAAGGCGGTGGTGACGTTCATTGCCTTTAACGGGGCGCTTTTCGTGGCGTTCGCCTACATGCTGCAACCGCTCGCCGGAGCCCTCGCGCTCCCGGTGTGGCTGCTGTTGCTCTCATATTCTTACTGGAAACGCTTTAGCTGGCTTTGCCACTGGTTCTTGGGATTTGCCATCGGTATGAGCCCGCTGGGTGCCTGGATTGCAGTGCGTGGCGAATTCGCGGTGTTCCCGATTTTTCTCATGTTCATTTTGATGCTTTGGATGGGTGGCTTCGACATCATTTACGCGACGCAGGACGAGGAAATTGACCGCGAGATGGGTCTCCATTCGGTGCCCGCCCGCTTTGGCCGCAAACGTGCCTTGCAAATCGCCTTTTGGAGCCACGTGGCGATGCTCGCCCTGTGCGTGACGTTCGGTTTTGTATGGCACATGGGAATCGCCTGGTGGGCGGTGACCGCCCTCATGATTGCCGCTATTACCTATATCCATTTGTTCCGCAAGTCCGATGACCTCGACAAAATGAATCGCGACTTTTTCCTTGCGAACGTCGCTGTGAGCGTCTTGGTGATGATTGGCCTTGTGGTATGGATTTGCCTTGGAGGAGACGTCAATGCCCTTTACTGA
- a CDS encoding biotin--[acetyl-CoA-carboxylase] ligase, with product MFSLERDFGDWELSGFSGAPAKLFAQIESTHATMKALALAGKIAPGTLFVADAQTSGHGRHDRTWASPAHKNLYFNLLVPLEGVPANRYSQITQVTALTFAEVFSALQKDAGDNAANTPITVKWPNDILYGKSKFCGILAEVVFMPGAKPALCMGIGINVNSDPADYALLNREVTTLKEIAGKPINREKLLQALVASLERALGQFKAFGIGPWVKAWRKMDRFIGARGTIVVNNHCTDQNRDGGEGVTKKTGVIQDMNDDGSLLFKCDDGEVQTVYSADLEI from the coding sequence ATGTTTTCTTTGGAACGTGATTTTGGCGATTGGGAACTGAGCGGTTTCAGCGGAGCGCCAGCCAAACTGTTTGCACAAATAGAAAGCACACACGCCACAATGAAGGCGCTCGCCTTGGCAGGCAAAATTGCACCGGGGACTCTGTTTGTCGCCGACGCGCAAACAAGCGGGCACGGGCGGCACGATCGCACCTGGGCATCCCCCGCCCATAAGAACCTCTATTTCAACCTGTTGGTCCCTCTCGAGGGCGTCCCCGCCAATCGCTACAGTCAAATCACGCAAGTAACGGCATTGACATTCGCCGAAGTGTTCAGTGCACTGCAAAAAGATGCAGGGGACAACGCCGCCAATACGCCCATTACCGTAAAATGGCCAAACGACATCCTCTACGGCAAAAGCAAGTTCTGCGGCATCCTCGCCGAAGTCGTATTCATGCCTGGCGCAAAGCCCGCCCTCTGCATGGGAATTGGCATCAACGTCAACAGCGACCCCGCCGACTACGCATTATTGAATCGCGAGGTCACCACGCTCAAGGAGATTGCCGGCAAGCCCATCAACCGCGAAAAACTGTTGCAGGCACTCGTTGCAAGTTTAGAGCGCGCCCTCGGGCAATTCAAGGCATTCGGCATAGGCCCGTGGGTCAAAGCATGGCGCAAGATGGACCGTTTCATTGGAGCGCGCGGGACCATTGTGGTCAACAACCACTGCACCGACCAGAACCGCGACGGCGGCGAAGGTGTCACAAAAAAAACAGGCGTCATCCAAGACATGAACGACGACGGGAGCCTGTTGTTTAAATGCGACGACGGCGAAGTGCAAACAGTCTACTCTGCCGACCTCGAAATCTAA
- the tsaD gene encoding tRNA (adenosine(37)-N6)-threonylcarbamoyltransferase complex transferase subunit TsaD encodes MIWLGIESSCDETACAVLKDDPLTVLSNPLYSQIDEHALYGGVVPEIAARAHLQKIAPIAEAAVKEAGVQLTDIDAIAFTTGPGLMGPLLVGASFAKGLARDLQIPAYGINHLEGHLAAAWLSNPDIEPPFLTLTVSGGHTELVMEEPGFKYTSIGRTRDDAAGEAFDKCGKLLGLKYPAGATISKLGANGNRKFVEFPRALNTHDSCEFSFSGLKTAVLRYTETHDPEYIQRNLGDICASLEDAIVGSLVSKTVNALKKTKMKTLVMGGGVSANAWLRTRLQDYCSKHGIRFCVPDRSLSTDNGAMIAAAAIRRVRQNKLTSIDVVKPWMPLAV; translated from the coding sequence ATGATTTGGCTTGGCATTGAATCCAGTTGCGACGAGACCGCCTGCGCCGTTTTGAAGGACGATCCCCTTACGGTTCTCTCGAACCCGCTCTACAGCCAAATCGACGAACACGCCCTGTATGGCGGCGTAGTTCCCGAGATTGCCGCGCGCGCCCACCTGCAAAAGATTGCGCCCATTGCCGAAGCCGCCGTCAAGGAGGCAGGCGTTCAGCTCACCGACATTGACGCCATCGCTTTTACCACAGGTCCCGGCCTCATGGGGCCGCTCCTCGTAGGAGCGAGCTTTGCCAAGGGACTCGCACGCGATTTGCAGATTCCCGCCTACGGCATCAACCACCTCGAAGGGCACCTCGCGGCCGCATGGCTCAGCAACCCCGACATTGAACCGCCCTTTTTGACTCTTACCGTTTCGGGCGGGCATACTGAACTCGTGATGGAAGAACCCGGGTTTAAATACACAAGCATCGGCCGTACCCGCGACGACGCCGCCGGCGAAGCCTTTGACAAATGCGGAAAACTGCTCGGGCTCAAGTACCCTGCAGGAGCCACCATCAGCAAGCTCGGCGCCAATGGCAACCGCAAGTTCGTGGAATTCCCGCGAGCCCTCAACACGCACGACAGCTGCGAGTTTTCGTTCAGCGGTTTAAAAACAGCTGTGCTGCGCTATACCGAAACGCACGACCCCGAGTACATCCAAAGGAACCTGGGCGACATTTGCGCCAGCCTCGAGGACGCCATCGTGGGGAGCCTCGTCTCCAAGACGGTCAACGCCCTTAAAAAGACCAAGATGAAGACTCTTGTGATGGGAGGCGGCGTTAGCGCCAATGCCTGGCTGCGCACACGCCTGCAGGACTATTGCAGCAAGCACGGCATCCGTTTTTGCGTCCCCGACAGGAGCCTCAGCACCGACAACGGCGCCATGATTGCCGCCGCTGCCATCCGCAGGGTCAGGCAGAACAAACTCACGTCCATTGACGTGGTCAAACCCTGGATGCCTTTGGCAGTTTAG
- a CDS encoding YbbR-like domain-containing protein — protein sequence MKHIGLKITAFIFAIALWLYVVSLNSFQLTMEVPVRLARLPEKLAIASKPPQTIDITVEGATFDLMRMRARIAQGDTMVASVVIDLQNAELGSSRVHLTAKNFQAPNFPNIKFVEPDNQLLFIDLELDTRIERDIPIHSNVTFNTAAGYTQTEEATLSPSFVTVSGARNAIARIFEIQTDSLHMDTLKQSKKISVPLKFDSFPAYVTPSDSNVTINVDVQKVASKEFKKIPVQLIGHFDKSLYKLVPDSATVKITGAEHVLDSINKENLEMFIEFNRFAIEDVDSLPPTLKLMLDPKVNRDMSIKAAEIIPDKIALVKKEVKPFVYKTNEEYGEEEDEGE from the coding sequence ATGAAACACATCGGATTAAAGATTACCGCATTTATCTTTGCCATCGCTCTATGGCTTTATGTAGTGTCCCTGAACTCGTTCCAGCTCACCATGGAAGTGCCTGTTCGCCTGGCCAGGCTGCCCGAGAAGCTCGCCATTGCCTCCAAGCCTCCCCAGACTATCGACATCACCGTCGAGGGCGCGACCTTCGACTTGATGCGCATGCGCGCCCGCATTGCCCAAGGCGATACGATGGTGGCCTCCGTGGTCATTGACCTGCAAAACGCCGAACTCGGCAGCTCGCGCGTCCACTTGACCGCCAAAAACTTCCAGGCCCCCAATTTCCCGAACATCAAGTTCGTGGAACCCGACAACCAGCTCCTATTCATTGACCTGGAACTGGACACTCGCATTGAGCGCGACATCCCCATCCACTCCAACGTTACATTCAATACAGCCGCCGGTTACACACAAACTGAGGAAGCGACCCTGTCGCCTAGCTTTGTCACCGTTTCGGGAGCCCGCAACGCTATCGCCCGTATTTTTGAAATCCAAACGGACTCCCTCCACATGGACACTCTCAAGCAAAGCAAGAAGATCTCTGTGCCACTCAAGTTTGACTCGTTCCCCGCCTACGTGACACCGAGCGACTCGAACGTCACCATCAACGTGGATGTGCAAAAGGTGGCCAGCAAAGAATTCAAAAAAATCCCGGTACAACTTATTGGTCATTTCGACAAAAGCCTTTACAAGCTGGTCCCGGATTCCGCCACCGTCAAAATCACTGGCGCCGAGCACGTGCTGGATTCCATCAACAAAGAGAACCTAGAGATGTTCATCGAGTTCAACCGATTCGCCATCGAAGACGTCGACAGTTTGCCTCCGACCTTAAAGCTCATGCTTGACCCCAAGGTCAACCGCGACATGTCCATCAAGGCAGCCGAAATTATACCCGACAAAATCGCCCTCGTCAAAAAAGAAGTCAAACCCTTTGTCTACAAGACCAACGAGGAATACGGCGAAGAAGAGGACGAGGGAGAGTAA
- a CDS encoding ABC transporter permease, with the protein MFGQLGYLILESFRGWKQQRTVILPSLITIFLCSLLLAASLAAFGGVMRVLAAEKTLYTIEAFLPGELPQDSIKVIQDRLLHSKHVGAVEFVSADSALADFRRHFDGEMLELVEGNPIPPFFRVKLDDESRKPSELVKLKNELMRSGTFEEVQAPVEWVEKISAWKFKLIFWPICLSILLLVTLSLIICNSVKLSLLNRKLLVENMKFAGGSYLFIEFPFVLEGLMQGFVGSGMAVSLLVVLVNSLSEAVPMFGVYLGGFGLMFAMVVVLVTALSAYFSFRTVRGFLLAKRNEQD; encoded by the coding sequence GTGTTCGGACAATTAGGTTACTTAATACTGGAATCTTTCCGTGGCTGGAAGCAGCAGCGGACGGTCATTTTGCCGTCGCTCATCACGATTTTTTTGTGTTCCCTGCTTTTGGCCGCTTCTTTGGCCGCGTTTGGCGGTGTGATGCGGGTACTTGCTGCCGAAAAGACTTTGTACACCATCGAGGCTTTTTTGCCCGGGGAGCTCCCGCAGGACTCCATCAAGGTCATACAGGACCGCCTCTTGCATTCCAAGCATGTGGGCGCCGTGGAGTTCGTGAGCGCCGACTCCGCCTTGGCGGATTTCCGCCGCCATTTTGACGGAGAGATGCTGGAACTGGTCGAGGGGAACCCGATCCCCCCGTTTTTCAGGGTAAAGCTGGATGACGAAAGCCGCAAGCCCTCGGAACTCGTCAAGCTGAAGAACGAACTGATGCGAAGCGGAACGTTCGAGGAGGTCCAGGCTCCTGTGGAGTGGGTCGAAAAAATTTCGGCATGGAAATTCAAACTGATCTTTTGGCCCATTTGCCTGAGCATCCTTTTGCTGGTGACGCTCTCGCTCATCATTTGCAACTCTGTAAAGCTTTCGCTTTTGAATCGCAAGCTCCTGGTCGAGAACATGAAGTTCGCGGGTGGGAGTTACCTGTTCATTGAATTCCCGTTTGTGCTCGAAGGCCTTATGCAGGGTTTTGTTGGGAGCGGCATGGCGGTGAGCCTGCTTGTGGTTCTTGTGAATTCCCTTTCGGAGGCAGTCCCGATGTTCGGGGTCTACCTGGGTGGCTTTGGCCTCATGTTTGCAATGGTGGTCGTTTTGGTGACTGCGCTTTCGGCGTACTTTAGCTTCCGCACGGTGCGCGGTTTCTTGCTTGCCAAGCGGAACGAACAGGATTAA
- a CDS encoding murein hydrolase activator EnvC, translated as MGAPKKTDAQIKEQKTALKKLETDLAKKRKEIAQLENEEKGVLNTISLLDQNLNQTRTYINELSKSEVMVQRALEQLAHDIDSLDSKIAVRKEVMKRRIRTLYVSGRSTEAKALYSLLTQEGNPERQAYWVHHILYQDKEEVETLTRMVRERDEMKQQQSEHLVDLVSMRTKKAAEEKGLLNQMSGQEQMLMSLKHDKAMQRKALEEFERNQKTMLALIKKLEEKRKKEIEAAKKAEAERKKAKGKKKEKVITKPKKTIAASVKGPKCMPLEGEIISQYGLQEHPVLHIATRNLGVEIRGKRGGAVRAAAPGTVVMVSEIDGRGPSVIIEHEGGTYSVYGHLRSIRVQEGKEVRNCEEIGEVGDIASLNGIKLYFQVSEGTQTVDPLQWLKTK; from the coding sequence GTGGGCGCCCCCAAAAAGACGGACGCGCAAATCAAGGAACAGAAGACTGCCCTCAAAAAACTCGAGACCGACTTGGCGAAAAAACGCAAGGAGATTGCGCAACTCGAAAACGAAGAGAAGGGCGTGCTCAATACCATCTCGCTTTTGGACCAGAACCTGAACCAGACGCGAACCTACATTAACGAGCTCTCCAAGAGCGAAGTCATGGTGCAGCGAGCCCTAGAGCAGCTGGCTCACGACATCGATTCCTTGGATTCGAAGATTGCCGTGCGCAAGGAGGTCATGAAACGCCGCATTCGCACACTGTATGTGAGCGGACGCAGCACCGAGGCCAAGGCATTGTACAGTCTGCTCACGCAAGAGGGTAACCCCGAGCGCCAGGCGTACTGGGTCCACCACATTCTGTACCAAGACAAAGAAGAAGTCGAAACGCTCACCCGCATGGTTCGGGAACGTGACGAAATGAAACAGCAGCAGTCCGAACACCTTGTTGACCTTGTCAGCATGCGTACCAAAAAGGCCGCCGAAGAAAAGGGACTGTTGAACCAGATGAGCGGGCAAGAGCAAATGCTCATGAGCTTAAAGCACGACAAGGCCATGCAGCGCAAGGCACTCGAGGAATTCGAGCGCAACCAAAAGACGATGCTCGCCTTGATCAAGAAACTCGAAGAAAAACGCAAAAAAGAGATTGAGGCCGCCAAGAAGGCTGAGGCCGAGCGCAAGAAGGCGAAGGGCAAGAAAAAGGAGAAGGTCATTACCAAACCCAAAAAGACCATCGCCGCGAGCGTCAAGGGACCCAAGTGCATGCCGTTGGAGGGTGAAATCATTAGCCAGTATGGTTTGCAGGAACACCCGGTTTTGCACATTGCCACCCGCAACCTGGGTGTCGAGATTCGCGGTAAGAGGGGAGGCGCCGTTCGTGCAGCGGCACCGGGCACGGTGGTCATGGTTTCCGAGATTGATGGTCGTGGTCCTTCGGTGATTATTGAGCACGAGGGCGGAACTTATTCTGTGTACGGGCACTTGCGTTCCATTCGCGTGCAAGAGGGCAAGGAGGTCCGTAATTGCGAAGAAATTGGCGAAGTGGGCGATATCGCGAGCCTAAATGGAATTAAATTGTACTTTCAAGTTAGCGAAGGGACCCAGACCGTGGATCCCCTCCAGTGGTTGAAGACAAAATGA
- a CDS encoding AAA family ATPase, producing the protein MIEYRLNGPVSQERQRIRLMSALRENRFPQAILIDGPVGIGKKALAIELAKALQCSDPNVRPCGHCFGCKMAADVGVTDSWVVPMEAKEAGARNASDVSAGSTAKTVQDFKQAYIEEIFKNPYRIDIFSAAAGISVELIRTMTNSFVLKGDRVRVVIVAEADRMNESAANAFLKTLEEVPPDTYFILTTSSREKMLQTIRSRCLALHLLPLSDDEVKSETLRLLGEDADPSDVTDDVVGLAVGSPGKALYYVEHGKAWCELAAKYLKHSLNNEYYEAFKELGEAGVEEASDAMRFLEVLSFLISDLLRQQSGAKLRIPATTALVNIDAYPRVDASALDRALETVQETLSRVASRRTVPTMLLQSLSIKLFEGSK; encoded by the coding sequence ATGATCGAGTATAGACTAAATGGCCCTGTTTCCCAGGAACGTCAGCGGATCCGCCTGATGTCGGCGCTCCGTGAAAACCGGTTCCCGCAGGCCATTCTCATTGACGGCCCGGTGGGCATTGGCAAAAAGGCGCTCGCCATTGAGCTCGCCAAGGCGCTGCAGTGCTCCGACCCCAACGTGCGCCCGTGTGGTCATTGCTTTGGTTGCAAAATGGCGGCCGACGTGGGCGTGACTGACAGCTGGGTTGTGCCCATGGAAGCCAAGGAAGCCGGGGCCCGAAACGCCAGTGACGTCTCTGCCGGCAGCACCGCCAAGACGGTCCAGGATTTTAAGCAGGCCTACATCGAAGAGATTTTTAAAAACCCCTATCGCATTGACATCTTTAGTGCCGCCGCCGGGATTTCGGTTGAACTGATTCGCACCATGACGAACTCCTTTGTCCTCAAAGGGGACCGCGTGCGTGTGGTCATCGTTGCCGAGGCCGACCGCATGAACGAATCGGCGGCGAACGCCTTTTTAAAGACCTTGGAAGAAGTCCCGCCCGACACGTACTTTATTTTGACGACCTCGTCCCGTGAAAAAATGCTGCAGACTATCCGCAGCCGCTGCCTTGCGCTTCACTTGTTGCCGCTCAGTGACGACGAAGTTAAAAGCGAAACGCTCAGACTGTTGGGCGAAGATGCCGACCCAAGCGACGTGACCGACGATGTGGTGGGCTTGGCTGTGGGATCCCCCGGTAAAGCGCTCTATTACGTGGAGCATGGCAAGGCGTGGTGCGAACTGGCGGCAAAGTACCTCAAGCACTCCCTCAACAACGAGTACTACGAGGCGTTCAAGGAGCTGGGCGAGGCGGGCGTTGAGGAAGCTTCCGATGCAATGCGCTTTTTAGAAGTCCTTTCGTTCCTCATCTCGGATTTGTTGCGTCAGCAGTCGGGAGCCAAACTGCGCATCCCGGCGACGACGGCGCTTGTGAACATCGATGCCTACCCGCGTGTGGATGCGTCGGCGTTGGACCGCGCCCTAGAAACGGTGCAAGAGACTCTGTCGCGCGTGGCGAGCCGCAGGACTGTCCCCACGATGCTGTTGCAGTCCCTTTCTATCAAGCTTTTTGAGGGCTCCAAATAA
- the recJ gene encoding single-stranded-DNA-specific exonuclease RecJ, which yields MEDLVASTLSQELKIPHLVARFLVSRGIKNVVDANRLLHGSEDDVLDPMGILGMDKAIDWVLNVRDLHQKVFIFGDYDLDGMTSVTLLTRGLKHIGIESEWRLPNRFGDGYGLSRSAVDEMYEAGARYVITVDTGITANDEIAHAKELGMAVMVMDHHQPSGDGLPVSDVLLDPHQDGDSYGNPELCGVGVSYKFMCALYARLGLPTPTQYLDLVALGTLADLVQMTPENRYFTKSGLRRLQKSEWPGVQAMYASLMKPGSAVGGIDVMYKIAPLLNAPGRMERPDPALKLLLCDNKSEAPALLAELKNWNASRKQKEAEITDMAMEQVKKVYGDRIPTVLVVAGEKWHVGVIGIVSAKLAQVFDRPAAVLSVDDGMAHASARAVPGFNWHKALFESRELFDRWGGHQNAAGFSLSEDKITELRERLEKSAAEQGYTGEAQPCDESHSFDIQVALRELTVDGFPERTVLDYFDLMEPFGGNFPYPTFRAENVKVHRMRELRGGHLQMEISQGGSRVFPAIGFGLRKSKSHIGADHKVTVIFEPTWNYYNGRKSMQLCIKAIE from the coding sequence ATGGAAGATCTGGTTGCATCCACGCTCTCGCAGGAACTCAAGATTCCGCACCTGGTGGCGCGATTCCTGGTTTCTCGCGGCATCAAGAATGTGGTGGATGCGAACCGTCTTTTGCACGGCTCCGAAGACGACGTGCTGGACCCGATGGGAATCCTTGGGATGGACAAGGCCATTGACTGGGTCTTGAATGTGCGCGACCTGCACCAGAAGGTCTTTATTTTTGGCGACTACGATTTGGACGGCATGACCTCGGTGACGTTGTTGACTCGAGGTCTCAAGCACATTGGCATTGAATCGGAGTGGCGTCTCCCGAACCGCTTTGGCGACGGTTACGGACTTTCGCGTTCGGCTGTCGACGAGATGTACGAGGCGGGGGCGCGCTACGTGATTACTGTCGATACCGGCATTACCGCCAACGACGAGATTGCCCATGCCAAGGAGCTGGGCATGGCCGTGATGGTCATGGACCACCACCAGCCCAGCGGCGACGGGCTCCCGGTTAGCGATGTGTTGCTGGATCCGCACCAAGATGGCGACTCGTACGGGAATCCCGAACTTTGCGGTGTGGGAGTCTCTTACAAGTTCATGTGTGCGCTTTACGCGAGGCTCGGTCTCCCTACGCCCACGCAGTACCTCGACCTAGTGGCTCTCGGTACTTTGGCCGACTTGGTTCAAATGACCCCCGAGAACCGTTACTTTACCAAGTCGGGCCTGCGCCGCCTCCAAAAAAGCGAGTGGCCCGGAGTCCAGGCCATGTACGCGAGCCTCATGAAGCCCGGCAGCGCCGTGGGCGGTATTGACGTCATGTATAAAATCGCCCCGCTCCTTAACGCGCCCGGCCGCATGGAACGCCCCGACCCGGCGCTCAAGCTGCTCCTTTGCGACAACAAGAGTGAAGCTCCGGCCCTGCTTGCCGAGCTCAAGAACTGGAACGCGAGCCGCAAGCAAAAAGAGGCCGAGATTACCGATATGGCCATGGAGCAGGTCAAAAAAGTTTACGGTGACAGGATTCCGACTGTGCTTGTGGTCGCCGGCGAAAAGTGGCACGTGGGCGTCATCGGTATTGTGTCGGCGAAGCTCGCCCAGGTGTTTGACCGCCCGGCGGCAGTGCTCTCGGTGGACGACGGCATGGCGCACGCGAGCGCCCGCGCCGTTCCCGGCTTCAACTGGCACAAGGCCTTGTTCGAGAGCCGAGAACTGTTCGACCGCTGGGGCGGCCACCAAAACGCCGCGGGCTTCTCCCTCAGTGAAGACAAAATAACGGAGCTCCGCGAACGGCTCGAAAAGTCCGCCGCCGAGCAGGGCTACACAGGCGAGGCGCAACCCTGCGACGAGTCCCATTCCTTCGACATCCAGGTGGCACTCCGCGAACTGACGGTGGACGGATTCCCCGAGCGCACCGTGCTCGACTACTTTGACCTGATGGAACCCTTTGGAGGAAATTTCCCGTACCCCACGTTCCGCGCCGAGAACGTGAAGGTCCACCGCATGCGCGAGCTCCGCGGCGGGCACCTGCAAATGGAAATTTCGCAGGGCGGGAGCCGCGTGTTCCCGGCAATCGGTTTTGGACTCCGCAAAAGCAAGTCCCACATTGGCGCCGACCACAAGGTCACCGTAATTTTTGAGCCTACCTGGAATTACTACAACGGCCGCAAGTCCATGCAGCTTTGCATCAAGGCCA